Proteins from one Sphingomonas sp. HF-S4 genomic window:
- a CDS encoding response regulator produces the protein MNILFIEDDPMNRRVVKDMLDVAGATMAEAAWAEEGLAKIDAESFDVILVDLRMPGTDGFETIRRIRARSDAKAELPIIVVTADTAVDLRERCLALGADDVLFKPVAMDALFDSIGRVLAGRGGGILA, from the coding sequence ATGAACATCCTTTTCATCGAGGATGACCCGATGAACCGTCGGGTCGTGAAGGACATGCTCGACGTGGCCGGCGCGACCATGGCCGAGGCGGCCTGGGCGGAGGAGGGCCTCGCAAAGATCGACGCCGAGAGCTTCGATGTCATCCTGGTAGATTTACGTATGCCCGGCACCGACGGTTTCGAGACGATCCGCCGTATCCGTGCGCGCAGCGACGCCAAGGCCGAGCTGCCGATCATCGTCGTCACCGCCGACACCGCGGTAGATCTGCGCGAGCGCTGCCTGGCGCTCGGCGCCGACGACGTGCTGTTCAAGCCCGTGGCGATGGATGCGCTGTTCGACTCGATCGGCCGCGTCCTCGCCGGCCGCGGCGGCGGGATTTTGGCCTGA
- the cysD gene encoding sulfate adenylyltransferase subunit CysD, which yields MAGDTPQANKFGGTPPPLTHLQRLEAESIHILREVVAEAARPVMLYSIGKDSAVMLHLAKKAFYPAPPPFPLLHVDTTWKFQAMYELRDKAAKAAGMELLVHKNPDAVAQGINPFDHGSLHTDLWKTEGLKQALDLYGFDAAFGGARRDEEKSRAKERVFSFRTASHRWDPKSQRPELWHLYNARKAKGESMRVFPISNWTELDIWQYIRAEGIEIVPLYFAAPRPTVTRDGLLLMVDDDRFRLQPGEVPVERSVRFRTLGCYPLTGAVESEAATLEAVIQEMLLTTTSERQGRAIDHDQAASMEKKKQEGYF from the coding sequence ATGGCTGGCGACACTCCGCAAGCGAACAAGTTCGGGGGTACACCGCCGCCCCTCACCCATCTCCAGCGCCTCGAAGCCGAGAGCATCCACATCCTGCGCGAGGTCGTCGCGGAGGCCGCGCGGCCGGTGATGCTCTATTCGATCGGCAAGGACAGCGCGGTGATGCTGCACCTGGCGAAAAAGGCCTTCTATCCCGCCCCACCGCCCTTCCCGCTGCTCCATGTCGATACGACGTGGAAGTTCCAGGCAATGTACGAGCTGCGCGACAAGGCGGCCAAGGCGGCGGGGATGGAGCTGCTCGTTCACAAGAACCCTGACGCGGTGGCACAGGGGATCAATCCGTTCGATCATGGCAGTCTGCACACCGATCTTTGGAAGACCGAAGGACTCAAGCAGGCGCTCGACCTCTATGGCTTCGACGCGGCGTTCGGCGGGGCGCGGCGCGACGAGGAAAAGAGCCGGGCGAAGGAGCGCGTCTTCTCGTTCCGCACCGCTTCGCATCGCTGGGACCCCAAGAGCCAGCGGCCCGAACTGTGGCACCTCTACAACGCCCGGAAAGCCAAGGGCGAAAGCATGCGGGTGTTCCCGATCTCGAACTGGACCGAGCTCGACATCTGGCAATACATCCGCGCCGAGGGGATCGAGATCGTCCCGCTCTACTTTGCCGCGCCGCGGCCGACGGTGACGCGCGACGGGCTGCTGCTGATGGTCGATGACGACCGCTTCCGACTGCAGCCCGGCGAAGTGCCGGTCGAGCGATCGGTGCGGTTCCGGACACTCGGTTGCTATCCGCTGACCGGGGCGGTGGAGAGCGAGGCGGCGACGCTGGAAGCGGTGATCCAGGAGATGCTGCTCACTACCACTTCCGAACGCCAGGGCCGCGCGATCGACCACGACCAGGCGGCGAGCATGGAGAAGAAAAAGCAGGAGGGCTATTTCTGA
- a CDS encoding ATP-binding protein produces MSRARSITLPIVLLVIAAALIATTVQFTAMFSGPPPWFRPVPVARVAEALRTGQVPESVHGIEVARIAEDRFGRSEEQPAPRRDAAIAALIPAPAGEVQGYYQFPPHDPDGDLRGSFSVGRRDGAGWVVVSTAAPPTFTGWHFRRLAGMVLTLAVLSVLAWLVAGRISRPIRKLAEAATRARLGARPAIPHGGPREVRELAEAVEAMQDRILQQAEGRTAMLAAIAHDLGTPLSRIAFWVEQLPEEARDRAAADIDEMRAMLGAVLRFTRDDRSRAPHARLDLGSLIESLSDDLSAAGMPVEVDLGPRVVVEGDPVALRRLFTNLVENAVRYGDRARLCWSVSGGWAEVLVEDEGPGFPAGRAEALFAPFVRGETSRNRATGGTGLGLAIVRSIAEAHGGEVRLENRDAGGGRVRVRLPLD; encoded by the coding sequence GTGAGCCGCGCGCGATCGATCACGCTTCCGATCGTGCTGCTGGTGATCGCCGCGGCGCTGATCGCGACGACGGTGCAGTTCACAGCCATGTTCAGCGGCCCGCCGCCCTGGTTCCGCCCGGTGCCCGTAGCGCGCGTCGCCGAGGCGCTGCGTACCGGCCAGGTGCCCGAAAGCGTGCACGGAATCGAAGTCGCGCGCATCGCCGAGGATCGTTTCGGCCGCAGCGAAGAGCAGCCCGCTCCCCGGCGCGATGCCGCGATCGCCGCGCTGATCCCCGCCCCCGCCGGCGAGGTGCAGGGCTATTACCAGTTCCCGCCGCACGATCCCGACGGCGACCTGCGCGGCAGCTTCAGCGTCGGGCGTCGCGACGGCGCCGGCTGGGTGGTGGTATCGACCGCAGCGCCGCCGACCTTCACCGGCTGGCATTTCCGCCGGCTGGCGGGGATGGTGCTGACGCTGGCGGTGCTCTCGGTGCTCGCCTGGCTGGTCGCGGGGCGGATCTCGCGCCCCATCCGCAAGCTTGCCGAAGCGGCAACGCGCGCACGGCTCGGCGCGCGGCCGGCGATCCCGCATGGCGGTCCGCGCGAAGTCCGCGAGCTCGCCGAGGCAGTCGAGGCGATGCAGGATCGCATCCTCCAGCAGGCCGAGGGGCGCACCGCAATGCTCGCGGCGATCGCGCACGATCTCGGCACGCCGCTGTCGCGAATCGCCTTCTGGGTCGAGCAACTGCCCGAGGAGGCGCGCGACCGCGCCGCCGCCGATATCGACGAGATGCGCGCGATGCTGGGCGCGGTGCTGCGCTTCACCCGCGACGACCGCAGCCGCGCGCCCCACGCGCGGCTCGATCTGGGCAGCCTGATTGAGAGCCTCAGCGACGATCTTTCCGCGGCGGGAATGCCGGTCGAGGTCGATCTGGGGCCGCGCGTGGTAGTCGAGGGCGATCCCGTGGCGCTGCGCCGGCTGTTCACCAACCTGGTCGAAAATGCCGTGCGCTATGGCGATCGCGCGCGGCTGTGCTGGTCGGTTTCTGGTGGCTGGGCTGAGGTGCTGGTCGAGGACGAAGGGCCGGGCTTTCCGGCGGGACGTGCGGAAGCGCTGTTCGCCCCTTTCGTGCGCGGCGAGACGTCGCGCAACCGAGCGACTGGGGGGACCGGACTGGGGCTGGCGATCGTGCGGTCGATCGCCGAGGCGCATGGCGGCGAAGTGCGGCTGGAGAATCGCGACGCCGGCGGCGGGCGGGTGCGGGTGCGGCTGCCGCTGGATTAG
- a CDS encoding dioxygenase family protein, producing MLQDLHQQHDLGLVHDLVAINALASRRRALRWFAGAGAGALLTACEGSGSSAGAVVTPTPTPSATPTPTPGATATLTPTAGCVADPSETNGPYLADGTNTSSGLTSNALTAANVVRSDLRSSFIGSSIAVAGGVQVTLTLTVVNVNATCAPLAGYAVYLWHCDRDGKYSLYDLPNESYLRGVGVTDANGQVSFTTIFPGCYAGRWPHIHFEVFLEPEQCDERAVRRIGLAARHAGGGMRRGLQQRQRL from the coding sequence TTGCTTCAAGACCTTCACCAACAACACGACCTCGGCCTTGTCCATGACCTTGTGGCGATTAATGCGCTGGCCAGCCGCCGACGCGCGCTACGCTGGTTTGCCGGGGCGGGCGCAGGCGCGCTGCTGACCGCGTGCGAAGGCAGCGGATCGAGCGCCGGGGCGGTGGTGACGCCGACGCCGACACCCAGCGCCACCCCGACTCCGACCCCGGGCGCGACTGCTACCCTCACGCCGACCGCGGGCTGCGTCGCCGATCCGAGCGAGACCAACGGCCCCTACCTGGCCGACGGCACAAACACGTCGTCGGGCCTCACGTCGAACGCGCTGACCGCCGCCAATGTCGTGCGCAGCGATCTCCGCTCGAGCTTCATCGGCAGCTCGATCGCGGTTGCGGGCGGCGTGCAGGTGACGCTCACCCTCACCGTGGTCAACGTCAACGCGACCTGCGCGCCGCTGGCGGGCTATGCCGTCTATCTCTGGCACTGCGACCGCGACGGCAAATACTCGCTCTACGACCTGCCGAACGAGAGCTATCTGCGCGGCGTCGGCGTGACCGACGCCAATGGCCAGGTCAGCTTCACCACGATCTTCCCCGGCTGCTATGCCGGGCGCTGGCCGCATATCCATTTCGAGGTCTTTCTCGAGCCTGAGCAATGCGACGAGCGGGCGGTACGCCGCATTGGTCTCGCAGCTCGCCATGCCGGCGGCGGCATGCGTCGAGGTCTACAACAACGCCAGCGGCTATAG
- a CDS encoding tetratricopeptide repeat-containing sensor histidine kinase, translated as MRRTALRGLGLALVLIASGPALAGDTDFPAPLQAQIDAAKSSMMGDQAQALRHVALIDSIARRIPDVRQRALALATARWLAAEAHLRSNATERARPLLDEGLRLIDMIDTPIKLRGDLLMSQGALHMQANLPVKALENYQEAFRIFGQLREPRSQAIALQNIGALYSAATDDHRAEQYYRQAAELYSGDLALTLSLHNSRGNVLARLERSTEAEREYEAALAAARQLEKPLLEARILVNLARNQVDLKRYDAADRTLVRGFKLVRDADADLLRRHLLATAARLASQRGDKAAALRLIDECFAGIDLAGTTGDFRTSHLYAYEILRDAGATRLALEHLQALKRLDEESTKVATSTGAALMAARFNFAEQQTRIQTLKAEEARRTAAFQRTLFFGIGGATLVIIALLTFGLITLRRSRNQIRATNVVLGETNVALEKALQAKTEFLATTSHEIRTPLNGILGMTQVMLADSRIEPETRDRIGIVHGAGVTMRALVDDILDLAKMETGNLTVEAAPMDFAATLREVTRLWDEQARARGLSFRLELTHAPGWIVSDAARLRQIVFNLLSNAIKFTEKGGVTLRALAEGEGATRRLRIVVTDTGIGIPVEKFDEIFESFRQVDAGTTRKFGGTGLGLTICRNLAHALGGEISVDSVEAQGTAFTVDLPLTLAEAPAQAASGGAANGAAMLVLDRNPIARSMLRTLLEPRVASLRFAAAAAEVPVLHGEAPVMHLLADEATLKAEGDPIETLRTLADAIAPATVTVLWGKPDAETRAQLLATGIRGIVEKPVSGAALIAAVVTRPEENLNVSSSERLVSQAA; from the coding sequence GTGAGGCGCACTGCCCTTCGCGGGCTCGGCCTCGCTCTGGTCCTGATCGCAAGCGGGCCGGCGCTGGCTGGCGACACCGATTTCCCCGCGCCGCTCCAGGCCCAGATCGACGCGGCCAAGAGCAGCATGATGGGCGATCAGGCCCAGGCGCTACGTCACGTCGCGCTGATCGACTCGATCGCCCGCCGCATTCCCGATGTCCGCCAGCGCGCGCTGGCGCTGGCGACGGCGCGCTGGCTGGCGGCCGAAGCGCATCTGCGCAGCAATGCGACGGAGCGCGCCCGGCCACTGCTCGACGAGGGGTTGCGTCTGATCGACATGATCGACACGCCAATCAAGCTGCGCGGCGACCTGCTGATGTCGCAGGGGGCGCTGCACATGCAGGCCAACCTCCCGGTCAAGGCGCTGGAAAATTACCAGGAGGCCTTTCGGATATTCGGTCAGCTGCGCGAGCCGCGCAGCCAGGCGATCGCGCTGCAGAATATCGGCGCCCTCTACAGCGCCGCGACCGACGATCACCGCGCCGAGCAATATTACCGCCAGGCTGCCGAACTCTACAGCGGCGATCTCGCGCTGACGCTCTCGCTCCACAACAGCCGCGGCAATGTCCTCGCCCGGCTCGAGCGGAGCACCGAGGCCGAGCGCGAATATGAGGCGGCGCTCGCCGCCGCGCGGCAGCTCGAAAAGCCGCTTCTCGAGGCTCGCATTCTCGTCAATCTCGCGCGCAACCAAGTCGATCTTAAGCGCTACGACGCCGCCGACCGGACGCTCGTGCGCGGCTTCAAGCTGGTCCGGGATGCCGATGCCGATCTGCTCCGCCGCCATCTGCTCGCCACCGCCGCGCGGCTCGCCAGCCAGCGCGGTGACAAGGCTGCGGCGCTCCGGCTGATCGACGAGTGTTTCGCGGGGATCGACCTCGCCGGCACCACCGGCGATTTCCGCACCTCGCATCTCTACGCCTATGAAATATTGCGCGACGCCGGCGCCACGCGGCTGGCGCTCGAACATCTCCAGGCGCTCAAGCGGCTCGACGAGGAATCTACCAAGGTCGCGACCTCCACGGGCGCCGCGCTGATGGCCGCGCGCTTCAACTTCGCCGAGCAGCAGACCCGCATCCAGACGCTCAAGGCCGAGGAGGCGCGCCGCACCGCCGCCTTCCAGCGTACCCTCTTCTTCGGCATCGGCGGCGCGACGCTCGTCATCATCGCGCTGCTGACCTTCGGCCTGATCACGCTGCGCCGCAGCCGCAACCAGATCCGCGCAACCAACGTCGTGCTCGGCGAGACCAATGTCGCGCTCGAAAAGGCATTGCAGGCCAAGACCGAGTTCCTCGCCACCACCAGCCACGAAATCCGCACGCCCTTGAACGGCATCCTCGGCATGACCCAGGTGATGCTCGCCGATTCGCGGATCGAGCCCGAGACGCGCGACCGCATCGGCATCGTCCACGGCGCGGGGGTCACGATGCGCGCGCTGGTCGACGACATCCTCGATCTCGCCAAGATGGAGACCGGCAACCTCACTGTCGAGGCCGCGCCGATGGATTTCGCCGCGACGCTGCGCGAAGTGACTCGGCTGTGGGACGAGCAGGCGCGCGCCCGCGGCCTGAGCTTCCGCCTCGAGCTGACGCACGCCCCCGGCTGGATCGTCAGCGACGCCGCTCGGCTGCGCCAGATCGTGTTCAACCTGCTGTCGAATGCGATCAAGTTCACCGAGAAGGGCGGCGTCACCCTGCGCGCGCTGGCCGAGGGCGAGGGCGCCACGCGCCGCCTGCGCATCGTCGTTACCGATACCGGCATCGGCATCCCCGTCGAGAAATTCGACGAGATCTTCGAATCCTTCCGCCAGGTCGACGCGGGCACCACCCGTAAATTCGGCGGCACCGGGCTAGGCCTGACGATCTGCCGCAACCTCGCCCATGCGCTGGGCGGGGAGATCAGCGTCGACAGCGTCGAGGCGCAGGGCACCGCCTTTACCGTCGATCTGCCGCTCACGCTTGCCGAAGCGCCCGCCCAGGCGGCGTCCGGCGGTGCCGCGAACGGCGCGGCGATGCTGGTCCTCGATCGCAATCCGATCGCGCGCTCGATGCTGCGCACCCTGCTCGAGCCGCGTGTCGCCTCGCTGCGCTTCGCTGCGGCCGCAGCCGAAGTGCCCGTGCTCCACGGCGAGGCCCCCGTCATGCACCTGCTAGCCGATGAAGCGACGCTCAAGGCCGAGGGCGACCCGATCGAGACGCTGCGGACACTCGCCGATGCCATTGCACCTGCTACCGTCACCGTCTTGTGGGGGAAGCCCGATGCGGAAACGCGCGCCCAGCTCCTTGCCACCGGCATCCGCGGGATCGTCGAAAAGCCGGTATCGGGTGCCGCGTTGATCGCCGCAGTCGTTACGAGGCCGGAAGAAAATTTGAACGTGAGTAGCAGCGAGCGTCTTGTGTCGCAGGCGGCATAG
- a CDS encoding putative bifunctional diguanylate cyclase/phosphodiesterase, producing MRGSVAALPQPRDGAPPAESAGAKPMEGHAGVWRILSQCEILNFATLRRHLGRPRADALVLDIAARIAELMPDVRILTAGRALIEIGFERESAEAGAADIDRLRKALARPFDLDGEIYTLQMQFGVAAAPCEDCDDVRLTEAAESALEQARNEKKVVILDLSRADLAFDRLTLMRELPRAIANGEMFLQYQPKVHVRRQEIASAEALVRWQHPQRGLILPGDFISVAEEAGEIGALTMWTLRQVIADQKRLVAHGHDLTLFLNISGMLLADAEFVKEACAVVTASGAKLGFEITETAVIRDPDSAIQHLQTFADIGVKLAIDDYGAGLSSLAYLKRLPAKELKIDKMFVMQLTSSNRDPLIVRSTIDLAHALEMEVTAEGVETPSALALLSVMGCDMVQGFLLSRPLGFDAFSKYLADEAHLASSANVQSFIRPESFWKRA from the coding sequence GTGCGCGGCTCGGTCGCGGCGCTTCCGCAGCCGAGGGACGGCGCCCCTCCGGCGGAGTCCGCAGGCGCCAAGCCGATGGAAGGGCATGCCGGCGTGTGGCGGATATTGTCCCAATGTGAGATTTTGAACTTCGCGACGCTGCGCCGGCATCTCGGCCGGCCGCGCGCCGATGCCCTGGTTCTCGACATTGCGGCGCGAATCGCCGAACTCATGCCCGATGTACGGATCCTCACCGCGGGCCGTGCGCTGATCGAGATCGGTTTCGAGCGCGAAAGCGCCGAGGCTGGGGCTGCGGACATCGATCGGCTGCGCAAGGCGCTGGCCCGCCCCTTCGACCTCGATGGCGAGATCTATACGCTCCAGATGCAGTTCGGCGTCGCGGCGGCGCCCTGCGAGGACTGCGACGACGTCCGGCTGACCGAGGCCGCGGAATCGGCGCTCGAGCAAGCGCGCAACGAGAAGAAGGTCGTCATTCTCGATCTGTCGCGCGCCGACCTCGCCTTCGATCGCCTGACGCTGATGCGCGAGCTTCCCCGCGCGATCGCCAATGGCGAGATGTTCCTGCAATATCAGCCCAAGGTGCATGTCCGGCGCCAGGAGATTGCGAGCGCCGAGGCGCTGGTGCGTTGGCAGCATCCGCAGCGCGGGCTCATCCTCCCCGGCGACTTCATCTCGGTGGCTGAAGAGGCGGGCGAGATCGGTGCGCTGACCATGTGGACGCTGCGTCAGGTGATCGCCGACCAGAAGCGGCTCGTTGCCCATGGGCACGATCTCACGCTGTTCCTCAATATCTCGGGCATGCTGCTCGCCGATGCCGAGTTCGTGAAGGAGGCCTGCGCGGTCGTGACCGCAAGCGGGGCCAAGCTCGGCTTCGAGATCACCGAGACAGCGGTGATCCGCGATCCCGACAGCGCGATCCAGCATCTCCAGACCTTCGCCGATATCGGCGTCAAGCTCGCGATCGACGATTACGGCGCCGGGCTCTCCTCGCTCGCCTATCTCAAGCGGCTGCCGGCGAAGGAGCTCAAGATCGACAAGATGTTCGTGATGCAGCTGACCAGCAGCAATCGCGATCCGCTGATCGTCCGCTCGACGATCGATCTCGCGCACGCGCTCGAGATGGAAGTCACCGCCGAAGGTGTCGAGACGCCGTCGGCACTCGCGCTGCTCAGCGTGATGGGTTGCGACATGGTGCAGGGCTTCCTGCTCTCGCGTCCGCTCGGCTTCGATGCGTTCAGCAAATATCTCGCCGACGAGGCGCATCTCGCCAGCTCCGCCAACGTCCAGTCGTTCATCCGGCCCGAGAGCTTCTGGAAGCGCGCGTGA
- a CDS encoding MFS transporter, whose product MASRSFARPHRPHRLRSILGGSAGNLVEWYDWYAYSAFTLYFAPHFFPKGDQTAQLLNAAAVFAVGFLMRPIGGWLMGVYGDRHGRKAGLTLSVTLMCLGSLIIAVTPGYETIGMAAPALLVIARLLQGLSVGGEYGASATYLSEMAGKKNRGFFSSFQYVTLISGQLVALLVLLVLQAVLSEAALDAWGWRVPFAIGGVLAVLVFWLRRRLAETESFENAKGKGRSGFGALFREHPREAALVMLLTAGGTLAFYAYSIYLQKFLVNTAGFDRATASQINAAALFGFMLIQPLAGALSDRIGRKPLMVGFGVLGVLLTWPIFTTLETVRSPIAAFALMLAALVIVTGYTSINAVVKAELFPAHIRTLGVALPYALANALFGGTAEYVALWFKDAGWERGFYWYVTAMIGVSLITYLKMRDTAKHSQILED is encoded by the coding sequence ATGGCATCCCGCTCCTTCGCCCGCCCGCATCGCCCGCATCGCCTGCGATCGATCCTCGGCGGATCGGCGGGCAATCTCGTCGAATGGTATGATTGGTACGCCTATTCAGCGTTCACGCTCTACTTCGCGCCGCACTTTTTCCCCAAGGGCGACCAGACTGCGCAGCTATTGAACGCCGCGGCGGTGTTTGCGGTCGGCTTCCTGATGCGGCCGATCGGCGGGTGGCTGATGGGGGTGTATGGCGACCGCCACGGGCGCAAGGCGGGGCTGACGCTGTCGGTGACGCTGATGTGCCTGGGCTCGCTGATCATTGCGGTGACGCCGGGATACGAGACGATCGGGATGGCAGCGCCGGCGCTGCTGGTAATCGCGCGGCTGCTCCAGGGCTTGTCGGTCGGCGGCGAATATGGCGCGAGCGCGACCTATCTTTCCGAGATGGCGGGAAAGAAGAATCGCGGCTTCTTCTCGAGCTTCCAATACGTCACCTTGATCTCCGGCCAACTGGTGGCGCTGCTCGTGCTGCTGGTGCTCCAGGCGGTGCTGAGCGAGGCCGCGCTCGACGCCTGGGGCTGGCGGGTTCCGTTCGCGATCGGCGGGGTGCTGGCGGTGCTCGTCTTCTGGCTGCGGCGGCGGCTGGCCGAGACCGAGAGCTTCGAGAATGCCAAGGGCAAGGGCCGATCGGGGTTCGGCGCGCTGTTTCGCGAGCATCCGCGCGAGGCGGCGCTGGTGATGCTGCTCACCGCGGGGGGCACGCTCGCTTTCTATGCCTATTCGATCTACCTCCAGAAATTCCTGGTCAATACCGCCGGGTTCGATCGTGCGACTGCTTCGCAGATCAATGCCGCAGCGCTGTTCGGGTTCATGCTGATCCAGCCGCTGGCGGGCGCGCTGTCCGACCGGATCGGGCGGAAGCCGCTGATGGTGGGGTTCGGGGTGCTCGGCGTGCTGCTGACCTGGCCGATCTTCACCACGCTGGAGACCGTGCGCAGCCCGATCGCGGCGTTCGCCCTGATGCTCGCCGCGCTGGTGATCGTCACCGGCTACACCTCGATCAACGCGGTGGTGAAGGCCGAGCTGTTTCCCGCGCACATCCGCACGCTCGGCGTGGCGCTGCCCTACGCGCTCGCCAATGCGCTGTTCGGCGGGACGGCGGAATATGTAGCGTTGTGGTTCAAGGACGCGGGATGGGAGCGCGGATTCTACTGGTATGTCACCGCGATGATCGGGGTTTCGCTGATAACGTATCTCAAGATGCGTGATACTGCTAAGCATTCGCAGATATTGGAGGACTGA
- a CDS encoding UDP-glucose dehydrogenase family protein, producing MRIAMIGTGYVGLVSGACFSDFGHDVVCVDKDARKIELLHQGVMPIYEPGLDALVASNVKAGRLTFTTDLAEGVKDADAVFIAVGTPSRRGDGHADLSYVYAAAREIAENLTKPSVIVTKSTVPVGTGDEVERILAEVAPNAGATVVSNPEFLREGAAIEDFKRPDRVVIGTDDEGARDVMRAIYRPLSLNQNAPLLFTGRRTSELIKYAANAFLAVKITFINEIADLCEEVGADVQEVARGIGMDNRIGGKFLHAGPGYGGSCFPKDTLALLKTAGDNETPLRIVEATVQVNDARKRAMGRKVIKAMGGDVRGKTVGLLGLTFKPNTDDMRDAPSLSVVAALEDAGATVKAYDPEGFEQARPLLPNVVFSESAYAAADGADALVIVTEWDAFRALDLGRIKGLLKTPLLVDLRNIYPPAEAARAGLKLVGVGKPGAD from the coding sequence TTGCGCATCGCGATGATCGGCACGGGCTATGTGGGGCTGGTTTCCGGCGCCTGCTTCTCGGATTTCGGCCATGACGTGGTCTGCGTCGACAAGGACGCGCGCAAGATCGAGCTGCTCCACCAGGGCGTGATGCCGATCTATGAGCCCGGGCTCGACGCGCTGGTCGCCTCGAACGTCAAGGCGGGGCGGCTGACCTTCACCACCGATCTCGCCGAGGGCGTAAAGGATGCCGATGCGGTGTTCATCGCAGTCGGCACACCGAGCCGCCGCGGCGACGGACATGCCGACCTCTCTTATGTCTATGCCGCGGCGCGAGAGATCGCCGAGAACCTGACCAAGCCCAGCGTGATCGTCACCAAGTCGACCGTGCCGGTGGGCACCGGCGACGAAGTCGAGCGCATCCTGGCCGAAGTGGCACCCAACGCGGGCGCCACGGTCGTTTCCAACCCCGAATTCCTGCGCGAGGGCGCGGCGATCGAGGATTTCAAGCGCCCCGACCGCGTCGTCATCGGCACCGACGACGAGGGCGCGCGCGACGTGATGCGCGCGATCTATCGCCCGTTGTCGCTCAACCAGAACGCGCCGTTGCTGTTTACCGGGCGGCGTACGTCGGAACTGATCAAATACGCCGCGAACGCGTTCCTCGCGGTCAAGATCACCTTCATCAACGAGATCGCCGACCTGTGCGAGGAAGTCGGCGCCGACGTGCAGGAAGTCGCGCGCGGCATCGGCATGGACAACCGCATCGGCGGCAAGTTCCTCCATGCGGGGCCCGGCTATGGCGGATCGTGCTTCCCCAAGGACACGCTGGCGCTGCTCAAGACCGCGGGCGACAACGAGACGCCGCTGCGGATCGTCGAGGCGACGGTGCAGGTCAACGACGCGCGCAAGCGGGCAATGGGCCGAAAGGTCATCAAGGCGATGGGCGGCGACGTGCGCGGCAAGACCGTCGGGCTGCTCGGCCTGACCTTCAAGCCCAACACCGACGACATGCGCGACGCGCCCAGCCTGTCGGTCGTCGCGGCGCTCGAGGATGCCGGTGCGACGGTGAAGGCGTATGACCCGGAAGGGTTCGAGCAGGCACGGCCGTTGCTGCCCAACGTGGTGTTCAGCGAAAGCGCCTATGCCGCCGCCGACGGCGCCGACGCGCTGGTCATCGTCACCGAATGGGACGCGTTCCGCGCGCTCGACCTGGGGCGGATCAAGGGGCTGCTCAAGACGCCGCTGCTCGTCGACCTGCGCAACATCTATCCGCCGGCCGAGGCGGCGCGCGCGGGGCTCAAGCTGGTCGGCGTGGGCAAGCCCGGCGCCGATTGA